In Georgenia soli, a genomic segment contains:
- a CDS encoding DUF1697 domain-containing protein encodes MYRYAALLRGIAPSLPNMTNDKLRGVFEGLGLDGVGSVLASGNIVFRSAESDVPALEVRIQRALADELGIPGGTILRELAELRTLLDSDPFPGLTHGRGTYLTATFLKDGAVAAVELPEQPDPLTRVVGYDAAARVFLAVIDNSDPGRTPDFMSWLDKTYGKNITTRTWLTVQRIVRKLES; translated from the coding sequence ATGTACCGGTACGCGGCACTGCTGCGCGGGATCGCGCCGAGCCTGCCGAACATGACCAACGACAAGCTGCGCGGGGTGTTCGAGGGGCTCGGCCTCGACGGCGTGGGCTCGGTGCTGGCGAGCGGCAACATCGTGTTCCGCAGCGCGGAGTCCGACGTGCCCGCCCTCGAGGTGCGGATCCAGCGGGCGCTCGCGGACGAGCTCGGCATCCCCGGGGGGACGATCCTGCGTGAGCTCGCCGAGCTGCGCACCCTCCTGGACAGCGACCCGTTCCCGGGCCTGACACACGGCCGCGGCACGTACCTGACCGCGACCTTCCTCAAGGACGGCGCCGTGGCGGCGGTGGAGCTGCCGGAGCAGCCGGACCCGCTCACCCGGGTCGTCGGGTACGACGCGGCGGCACGCGTGTTCCTCGCCGTCATCGACAACAGCGACCCGGGGAGGACACCGGACTTCATGAGCTGGCTCGACAAGACCTACGGCAAGAACATCACCACCCGGACGTGGCTGACGGTCCAGCGGATCGTCAGGAAGCTGGAGAGCTGA